The proteins below are encoded in one region of Rubripirellula reticaptiva:
- a CDS encoding dockerin type I domain-containing protein, with translation MRANADVSRRRCHARRLLFESLDHRRTLAGDVEIVSNGMGDVATYRRTLDLDGEVTYSPLSSLAKIDASTIANDLDAGHRVVVDTTIDTESVSGNITIGSAIVKRTAGPAGLTFQADNDIVVLSSIRSTGSSDAALELTFNSDRDNVDGGRVLIDAAASLSTLGGSVTIGGGTDPLTIPASGNAGAPDGVVIDGSISTGTGQVSVLGVGTTVLPLDSAASSASGVVIGGVIRTTSGSVLIVGSAGDAQNDSDGVRFTGQVISQSGFVAVDGTVSGIGTAVSSNNNGVELRGGTITSAGNIDVFGNVEGSTLSGTGNHGVLLHSAARVVSIASANVDTAIKIQGRVNAPQASDSDGVHVTGVGSEILSDVANIAITGSSVGGGRNTGNDGVELFASTLVTSIGFAGRSGEVSLTGSSDGGRGVRISNNVTIASLGDSRSAAIKILGTLESLPTDDRVAVEAGGDLDAKSVSIISSDSVVVNDTAVITSDEVSISLGSTGRIANSISIDLESIASSSGSFTIEGKGSLDRLQLSSEFLSRATTDVTGATMASLVADGRRIDLLNVGMIDLLADVAHSSVILGNQLSETVTVETNVNDNSILVSTNAGFAVQTRPQRTFTLNTGLGDDFVDVTSFRTSLTTSASFQDGDAVANDQWTLSGDFTSTTGTTSLNVDAANVRVFADVDSVAANVVLGRSQSSSLIELDQTQIIAGQINFVAPVQIQNNAEIQSLASSIDFAETVIGPGNLLIDSAGSIRFSAGVGGSVPIGSLDAQAVDEVLLLESVISNGDLRFRTPVQSVGLLPSQFTSLRGAVAFDSTLDAADGRLISIDSSLPTRLLGEVGGRSALGGLVVISGGPLRIGTSLQIDGNVDLEVRDSVEGNDLIVVSDGASIQASGSVRISAGDEIVIQSVATIAADSVTLDVDSSPISANDPGGTVSVLGRTESRSGPIIISGGNDDDDFIIDLATQRTTRDFHVLGGNEVSAGRGDRIAFSGAKSVSPQSISMTLTEQSQGSIRLSDGPSISFDDVELVETDQASELVLNFDAISNLDFTVRDHNQAGLNEVVGSNGLQTRIVFANPTEQMKILLSDGNDKATIEKLDNAFAVPTFIDGNDGSDELWVQDASFANINGRALDLAELENVSIQDSDFAGNQAVSGAAIRLQGGVIDVARSTFSQNTAIRRGGAIEVVDGRVSIRDSLFRGNASGDNGGALFAMSSTGLSDAVEVASTIFEQNQSDASGGAIMLQNLDASFDDVTFIGNIATGNAWQISKGGGLAIVGSETFEPVVELLNVTLDQNSAETGGGVSVVDARLQLVRSIVTANRASSIVYGGGGIEVTATRSTSSASLSVTDSEIKNNVAIGEGGGVMLVGVGATINESSIESNSAENGVGGGISAYTNGITGDLLITDSMIIGNRAGKSGGGVAIVGIGVDWNRVTVTGNQARTFAGGLDFINHDSQTSRSIAESSITNNTALAGEADIAQTGLPLQITVSTAGESEFIYDVNRDGAVTSMDALLVVNRIAKIVATGEQTSANSITRLATDVNADGETTALDALMIINQLARQTLVQMNSGLRAISTDVDGDDEVGGESRLF, from the coding sequence GTGCGCGCGAACGCGGACGTTTCTCGGCGTAGATGTCACGCTCGGCGACTACTTTTCGAATCGCTGGACCATCGACGGACTCTTGCCGGCGATGTCGAAATTGTCAGCAATGGAATGGGTGACGTCGCTACCTATCGAAGGACACTCGATCTAGATGGCGAGGTGACCTATTCGCCCCTGTCTAGTCTAGCAAAGATCGACGCTTCGACGATTGCGAACGATTTGGATGCTGGTCATCGTGTCGTCGTCGACACCACTATCGACACCGAATCCGTCAGCGGCAATATCACGATTGGATCAGCGATCGTTAAGCGTACGGCGGGGCCGGCCGGTTTGACGTTTCAGGCTGACAATGACATTGTCGTTTTAAGTTCGATTCGCAGCACTGGATCCAGCGATGCTGCGCTCGAACTAACCTTTAACAGCGACCGTGATAACGTCGATGGTGGACGAGTTCTTATTGATGCGGCTGCAAGTCTATCGACGCTTGGCGGATCGGTCACGATTGGCGGCGGTACTGACCCGCTCACGATTCCTGCGTCGGGAAATGCCGGTGCACCGGACGGTGTCGTTATCGACGGCAGCATTTCGACGGGCACGGGGCAAGTATCCGTTCTAGGAGTTGGCACAACCGTTTTGCCGCTCGATTCAGCGGCCTCATCAGCCAGCGGTGTTGTGATTGGTGGTGTGATCCGCACAACCTCTGGATCGGTGCTGATTGTTGGATCCGCAGGGGATGCACAGAACGATAGTGATGGTGTTCGGTTTACAGGTCAGGTTATCAGCCAGTCTGGTTTTGTGGCGGTCGATGGAACCGTTTCCGGCATCGGAACCGCGGTATCGTCAAATAACAACGGCGTTGAACTTCGAGGTGGCACGATAACATCGGCGGGTAACATTGACGTTTTCGGCAATGTGGAAGGCTCGACATTAAGCGGAACAGGTAACCACGGCGTCCTGCTCCATTCGGCAGCCCGGGTCGTTTCGATTGCCAGCGCGAACGTTGACACAGCCATCAAAATCCAGGGCAGAGTAAACGCGCCGCAGGCCAGCGACTCGGACGGAGTGCACGTTACAGGTGTCGGATCCGAGATTCTTAGTGATGTCGCGAACATTGCGATCACTGGTTCATCGGTTGGCGGCGGTCGCAATACTGGAAACGACGGAGTCGAATTGTTCGCGTCCACGTTGGTGACTTCGATCGGGTTTGCAGGGCGTTCGGGTGAAGTCTCGTTGACTGGTTCGAGTGACGGTGGACGCGGCGTGCGAATCAGCAATAACGTCACCATCGCATCACTGGGGGATAGTAGATCCGCAGCGATCAAGATCCTCGGCACGCTAGAATCGCTTCCAACCGACGATCGAGTCGCTGTTGAAGCAGGCGGTGACCTGGATGCAAAGTCCGTTTCGATCATTTCATCGGACTCGGTTGTTGTGAATGACACTGCGGTAATTACATCCGATGAAGTTTCAATATCGCTTGGATCCACCGGCAGAATCGCGAATAGCATCTCGATTGACCTCGAATCCATTGCAAGCTCGAGCGGATCGTTCACCATCGAGGGCAAAGGCTCGCTAGATCGGTTGCAGCTTAGCAGCGAGTTCCTGTCGCGCGCTACCACCGATGTCACCGGAGCGACTATGGCTTCGTTGGTCGCAGACGGTCGTCGTATTGATCTGCTAAATGTCGGAATGATCGATCTACTAGCAGATGTCGCTCACTCTTCGGTCATTCTGGGCAATCAGTTGAGTGAAACCGTCACGGTCGAAACAAACGTCAACGACAACTCGATCCTTGTTTCGACGAACGCTGGATTTGCTGTCCAGACCCGGCCTCAACGAACTTTTACGTTAAACACCGGCCTCGGTGACGACTTTGTAGACGTTACATCCTTTCGCACATCGCTAACCACAAGTGCTTCTTTTCAAGATGGTGACGCGGTCGCCAACGATCAATGGACGCTGTCCGGTGACTTCACCAGCACAACGGGAACGACGTCCTTGAATGTCGATGCGGCCAACGTTCGTGTCTTTGCGGATGTCGATTCGGTAGCGGCGAACGTTGTATTGGGGCGTAGCCAATCATCAAGCTTGATCGAACTCGACCAGACACAAATTATCGCTGGCCAGATTAATTTTGTCGCGCCCGTTCAGATTCAAAACAACGCAGAAATACAGTCGCTTGCTAGTTCAATTGACTTTGCGGAAACGGTCATAGGCCCGGGGAATTTATTGATCGACAGCGCTGGCTCGATCCGCTTTTCGGCGGGTGTGGGCGGCTCTGTCCCAATCGGCAGTCTCGATGCCCAGGCGGTTGACGAGGTTCTGCTACTCGAAAGTGTGATTTCCAATGGAGATTTGCGTTTCCGTACACCGGTTCAGTCAGTTGGACTTCTACCGTCACAATTCACCAGTCTGCGCGGCGCGGTCGCATTCGATTCGACACTCGATGCTGCGGACGGCCGCTTGATTTCCATCGACTCCAGTCTGCCCACCCGTTTATTAGGCGAGGTTGGCGGTCGTTCGGCGCTTGGTGGACTAGTAGTCATCTCGGGCGGTCCACTTCGGATCGGCACATCGCTTCAAATCGACGGCAACGTTGATTTAGAAGTCCGTGACTCGGTCGAGGGCAACGATTTGATCGTCGTTTCAGACGGCGCATCGATTCAAGCTTCCGGATCGGTTCGAATCAGCGCGGGTGACGAAATCGTGATCCAATCGGTCGCAACAATCGCGGCGGATTCGGTGACGCTCGATGTCGACTCGTCGCCGATCTCAGCAAACGATCCTGGTGGTACAGTATCTGTCCTGGGCAGGACGGAGTCACGGTCGGGCCCGATCATCATCAGCGGCGGCAATGACGACGACGACTTCATCATCGATCTGGCGACTCAGCGAACCACACGCGATTTTCACGTGCTTGGCGGAAACGAAGTTTCCGCCGGTCGAGGCGACCGAATCGCTTTCTCGGGCGCGAAAAGTGTTTCGCCACAATCGATCTCAATGACGCTTACCGAACAGTCACAAGGTTCAATTCGGCTTAGCGATGGTCCGAGCATTTCGTTCGACGATGTCGAACTGGTGGAGACGGACCAGGCGTCGGAATTGGTCCTAAATTTCGACGCAATCAGCAATTTGGACTTCACCGTTCGAGACCACAATCAAGCAGGTTTGAACGAAGTCGTGGGATCTAACGGACTGCAAACACGAATCGTGTTCGCGAATCCAACGGAGCAAATGAAGATCTTGTTGTCCGACGGAAATGACAAGGCAACGATTGAAAAACTGGACAACGCTTTTGCGGTTCCGACGTTCATCGACGGTAACGATGGCAGTGATGAATTATGGGTTCAGGACGCTAGTTTCGCCAACATCAATGGCCGAGCGTTAGACCTCGCGGAGCTCGAGAATGTTTCGATTCAGGACAGCGATTTTGCCGGAAACCAAGCCGTCTCTGGTGCGGCAATCCGCCTGCAAGGCGGTGTGATTGACGTCGCGCGCTCGACCTTCTCGCAAAACACCGCCATCCGCCGTGGCGGTGCGATCGAAGTCGTCGATGGCCGGGTCAGCATTCGTGACAGTCTGTTTCGTGGAAATGCGTCCGGTGACAACGGCGGAGCATTGTTTGCAATGTCGTCGACCGGGCTATCGGACGCGGTCGAAGTCGCATCAACGATCTTCGAACAAAACCAGTCCGACGCTAGCGGCGGCGCAATCATGCTCCAAAACTTGGACGCGTCGTTTGATGATGTGACCTTCATCGGGAACATTGCAACCGGGAATGCTTGGCAGATTTCAAAAGGCGGTGGACTTGCGATCGTTGGCAGTGAAACATTCGAACCAGTGGTCGAATTATTGAATGTGACGCTTGACCAAAACTCAGCCGAAACCGGCGGAGGCGTTTCTGTCGTGGACGCCCGCTTGCAACTTGTTCGTTCGATCGTCACCGCAAATCGTGCGAGTTCAATTGTCTATGGCGGAGGCGGCATCGAAGTCACGGCGACACGATCCACCAGTTCCGCCTCGCTGTCGGTTACCGATTCTGAAATCAAAAACAACGTCGCGATTGGCGAAGGCGGCGGGGTCATGTTGGTCGGCGTTGGCGCGACAATCAACGAAAGTTCGATCGAATCAAACTCGGCCGAGAACGGTGTTGGCGGTGGCATCAGTGCCTACACCAACGGCATCACTGGCGATCTGCTGATCACCGATTCAATGATCATTGGAAACCGTGCGGGCAAATCCGGTGGCGGAGTTGCGATTGTAGGCATCGGTGTCGACTGGAACCGAGTAACCGTGACCGGAAACCAAGCACGTACCTTTGCGGGCGGTCTCGACTTTATCAACCACGACTCGCAAACCTCGCGATCGATCGCTGAATCTTCCATCACCAACAATACTGCGTTAGCTGGCGAAGCGGACATCGCCCAAACCGGCCTTCCGCTGCAAATCACAGTGTCCACCGCCGGCGAAAGCGAATTCATCTACGACGTCAATCGCGATGGCGCAGTAACTTCAATGGATGCACTTCTGGTCGTCAACCGAATTGCCAAGATCGTGGCGACTGGCGAGCAAACATCCGCCAATTCAATTACCCGGTTGGCCACCGACGTCAACGCAGACGGCGAAACGACGGCGCTAGACGCACTGATGATCATCAACCAACTCGCCCGGCAAACGCTCGTCCAAATGAACTCTGGCCTACGGGCAATCTCGACCGACGTCGACGGTGACGACGAAGTCGGTGGAGAGTCACGTTTGTTTTAG
- a CDS encoding PKD domain-containing protein, with amino-acid sequence MKRPSRKSRFESLERRNLLAGGLSLGVNLPEVADYSAVAFVDVMKQARSWQTTDEDRQGIYNSEHADQIDLDASGWPTESPFTLDNTYDVTEPQIIHTVIPVRGEGIYTFIATGTGTVQIEAGTGLLDPNTPNIISQTISLSGTVDANGDSIPQQFQFEIFNSEYGDGNGNLFLYINSSSPNDHLREMHLIAPGSLSDYETDPFDPTYTDDLDAFSNLRFMEWQETNNSDVVDVSDRTLTTDYTQSLPSGVAIEYIVDLANQLGQDPWITIPAKASDAYVADMADYLHANLNSGLKVFVEYSNETWNGAFNQAAYIQSKGLALGLSTTSFEAGLRYHAMRSAEVWGIFEQSFGNRSSDQLIKVIATQFVNIGVSDQLMAALNDPTINPGGIMPDSLAIGAYFGFSIADKLVADGTLGTATTESIINSLNDELANQTAADLAKQKAVADRHGLWLITYEGGQHLAATGTNVQNTDLTNKLIAANRSPLMGDVYKNYLDLLLAKGVVLHSSFNYIYTPNQFGSWGLQENQDPTSEQSYKYEAVVDWAFANPVSNHLPRANAGEDFALFDIGNDGENVTLDGTRSRDFDGTIASYNWIVNGQSVSTASTFTYDASIGITEVTLQVTDNDGGVSEDVITIVLSSAEAIQTILDANFAAPAVNGVWSATNSLAADVEYSGFTLGSGLSPTSTVNPQALTFTTGNYPSEPASLQDAIVSNFYISFTIDPNSLTTSARLDLNGAPMEFTVDRVGFHSARRFAVMSSVDGFTTTSDVLYESAAFVDYQPKTTFDFRLPFDGFDTENPIEFRIYMLDGRYNNLTNSVTYFTSFRLNGSLVRTDGPTEIVETKFAIAENTDNVANDIVFASLAAVDPTDSDSHTFTLVTGEGDDDNVRFHIVGDQLVLNSGEVVDYETKPDYSVRVRVTDSTGSTLEKVIDLAVIDLVEVSQVLVNDGVGAQRSRVTSLLVEFDGVVTVDSDAFTILNKATSSAVDYTISPLSNVSGKSVFRVTFTGVNTEFTSLKDGYHTLTIDATKVHSVTMNGLDANRNGVVNDDYTFGNFEADKFFRLFGDIDGSKSVNIIDFFQFQYSYRSTSGSSKFQVGFDSDNSGSINIFDFFKFQTQYRKVLTF; translated from the coding sequence ATGAAACGACCAAGTCGCAAGTCTCGGTTCGAGAGCCTCGAACGTCGGAATCTCCTTGCTGGCGGTCTGTCACTTGGTGTCAATCTTCCCGAGGTAGCCGACTATTCTGCCGTTGCGTTCGTTGACGTCATGAAACAAGCGAGGTCTTGGCAGACCACCGACGAGGATCGTCAAGGGATCTACAACTCTGAGCATGCTGACCAGATTGATCTGGACGCAAGTGGATGGCCAACCGAGTCGCCGTTCACCCTTGATAACACCTACGATGTAACCGAGCCCCAAATCATTCACACGGTGATTCCTGTCCGCGGCGAAGGAATTTACACATTCATCGCGACTGGCACGGGTACGGTGCAGATCGAAGCTGGCACTGGACTGCTAGATCCGAACACGCCAAATATAATATCGCAAACGATTAGTCTGTCTGGCACAGTGGATGCAAACGGCGACTCGATCCCACAACAGTTTCAATTCGAAATTTTTAATTCCGAGTACGGCGACGGCAACGGAAATCTATTCCTCTACATCAACTCAAGTTCGCCGAACGATCATCTTCGTGAAATGCATTTGATCGCACCGGGCAGTCTTTCCGATTACGAAACGGATCCTTTTGATCCGACCTACACCGACGATCTCGATGCATTTTCGAATCTGCGATTCATGGAGTGGCAAGAGACGAACAACAGCGATGTTGTCGATGTTTCGGATCGAACGTTGACCACTGACTACACCCAATCGCTGCCGAGTGGTGTCGCCATCGAATACATCGTCGATCTCGCCAACCAGCTTGGGCAAGATCCGTGGATCACGATTCCCGCAAAGGCAAGCGATGCGTACGTAGCTGACATGGCTGACTACCTGCATGCGAATCTGAACTCGGGTTTAAAGGTCTTTGTTGAGTACAGCAACGAAACCTGGAATGGTGCTTTCAATCAGGCGGCGTACATCCAAAGCAAGGGACTAGCACTAGGACTGTCGACAACTTCTTTCGAGGCTGGACTACGTTATCACGCGATGCGTTCGGCCGAAGTCTGGGGAATCTTCGAGCAGTCGTTCGGGAATCGTTCAAGCGACCAACTGATCAAAGTCATTGCCACACAGTTCGTGAACATCGGCGTTAGCGATCAGTTGATGGCTGCCCTGAATGATCCCACGATTAATCCCGGTGGCATCATGCCGGACAGTCTTGCGATCGGTGCGTACTTCGGTTTTTCGATTGCCGACAAACTAGTGGCTGACGGGACCCTGGGGACGGCGACGACCGAGAGTATCATCAACTCGCTAAATGACGAATTAGCAAACCAAACTGCTGCCGACCTTGCTAAACAAAAAGCCGTTGCAGATCGACATGGCTTGTGGCTGATCACCTATGAAGGCGGGCAGCACCTCGCCGCGACTGGCACCAACGTCCAGAATACCGATCTGACGAACAAACTCATCGCGGCGAACCGTAGCCCATTGATGGGCGACGTTTACAAGAACTACCTTGATCTATTGCTTGCTAAAGGAGTCGTCCTGCACAGTAGTTTTAACTACATTTACACGCCGAATCAGTTCGGTTCGTGGGGTCTGCAAGAGAATCAAGATCCGACTTCGGAACAGTCCTATAAGTACGAAGCGGTCGTCGATTGGGCTTTCGCAAATCCAGTCTCGAACCATCTTCCTCGTGCCAACGCTGGCGAAGACTTCGCTCTTTTTGACATCGGCAACGATGGAGAAAATGTCACCTTGGACGGCACTCGTTCGCGTGACTTTGATGGAACTATCGCTAGCTACAACTGGATCGTCAACGGTCAGTCGGTAAGTACCGCTTCGACTTTTACTTACGACGCGTCGATCGGCATCACGGAAGTAACGTTGCAAGTGACGGACAACGACGGTGGCGTAAGCGAGGACGTGATCACGATTGTGCTTTCGTCGGCTGAAGCAATTCAAACCATTCTTGATGCCAATTTCGCTGCACCCGCCGTCAATGGCGTTTGGAGTGCAACAAATTCACTTGCTGCGGATGTCGAGTATTCTGGATTCACTCTTGGCTCTGGACTATCGCCGACGTCGACCGTAAATCCGCAAGCCCTAACCTTCACGACGGGGAACTACCCATCGGAACCCGCATCGCTCCAGGATGCGATCGTTAGCAACTTCTACATTAGTTTTACCATCGATCCAAATTCATTGACGACTTCTGCGCGTCTTGATCTGAACGGAGCACCCATGGAGTTCACGGTTGATCGTGTCGGGTTTCACTCGGCTCGTCGATTCGCCGTCATGTCCAGCGTTGATGGCTTCACGACAACCTCTGATGTCCTCTATGAATCTGCTGCCTTTGTCGACTATCAACCGAAAACTACATTCGACTTTCGCTTGCCGTTCGACGGTTTCGACACTGAGAATCCGATTGAATTCCGCATCTACATGTTGGATGGTCGCTACAACAATCTAACCAACAGTGTCACTTACTTCACATCGTTCCGTCTTAACGGTTCGCTTGTCCGAACCGACGGGCCGACCGAGATCGTGGAAACCAAATTCGCGATTGCCGAGAATACCGACAACGTTGCCAACGATATCGTTTTCGCATCGCTGGCTGCTGTTGATCCGACCGATTCCGATTCTCACACCTTCACATTGGTCACGGGAGAAGGCGATGACGATAACGTTCGATTTCATATCGTTGGAGATCAGTTGGTTCTGAACTCCGGTGAAGTGGTCGATTATGAAACAAAGCCCGATTACAGCGTTCGTGTTCGTGTCACTGACTCAACAGGGTCAACACTCGAAAAAGTCATCGACCTTGCGGTCATCGATTTGGTCGAAGTATCGCAAGTCCTGGTCAATGATGGCGTTGGCGCCCAGCGATCACGAGTCACATCGCTGTTGGTCGAGTTCGATGGGGTTGTGACAGTCGATTCCGATGCCTTCACAATCTTAAACAAAGCGACGAGTAGCGCCGTGGACTACACAATCAGTCCACTAAGCAACGTCAGCGGCAAGTCAGTTTTCCGGGTGACGTTCACGGGAGTCAATACGGAGTTCACATCGCTAAAGGACGGCTATCACACGCTAACGATCGATGCCACGAAGGTGCATAGCGTCACAATGAATGGCTTGGACGCAAACCGAAATGGCGTGGTCAATGATGACTACACATTTGGAAATTTTGAAGCAGACAAGTTTTTTCGCCTGTTTGGCGACATCGATGGAAGCAAGAGCGTCAATATCATTGACTTCTTCCAGTTTCAATACTCTTACCGTTCGACCAGTGGCTCATCCAAGTTCCAAGTAGGATTCGATAGCGATAACAGCGGATCGATAAACATATTCGATTTCTTCAAGTTCCAGACTCAATACCGTAAAGTCTTGACCTTCTAG